The Herpetosiphonaceae bacterium genome includes a window with the following:
- a CDS encoding TIM barrel protein, which translates to MVGADGTLPEAVLIALREAGYTGIEPNCYQPHHLKSIVEGCRSAGLAIHALPTGRWLDVAEALEDYDRYTERAFEVLSEGAAIAASLDVPLIFGLVRGPGAIPRARAEAFLTSVIFRLIQATPHVSMLVEPIAADEAAWPHTLDDGARLLERLKLPQVKLLADSYHIVRSGQDPRIERYRSAIGHLHIRDHAKQIPTRSTPEYAAVYASILRLWREEGLILSFEPHIDLSHTGAHAIAGAQWIEQAIAQA; encoded by the coding sequence ATGGTTGGGGCGGATGGCACGCTGCCGGAAGCGGTCCTGATCGCCTTGAGAGAGGCAGGCTATACCGGGATCGAGCCCAACTGTTATCAACCGCACCACCTCAAGAGCATTGTTGAAGGCTGCCGCAGCGCTGGCCTGGCGATTCATGCCCTGCCGACCGGACGCTGGCTTGACGTGGCCGAGGCGCTCGAAGATTATGATCGGTACACTGAGAGGGCATTCGAGGTCTTGAGCGAGGGCGCGGCGATTGCGGCATCACTCGACGTGCCGCTCATCTTCGGATTAGTTCGCGGTCCAGGCGCGATACCCAGAGCGAGGGCAGAGGCGTTTCTCACGTCGGTTATCTTCCGCCTGATCCAGGCGACGCCGCACGTGAGCATGCTTGTGGAGCCGATCGCAGCCGACGAGGCGGCCTGGCCTCACACCCTTGACGATGGAGCGCGATTGCTGGAGCGGCTGAAGCTGCCCCAGGTGAAGCTGCTCGCCGATAGCTATCACATTGTTCGTTCCGGGCAAGATCCCCGGATTGAGCGCTACCGCAGCGCGATCGGGCATCTGCATATCCGCGACCACGCGAAACAGATTCCGACACGGAGCACGCCTGAATACGCGGCAGTGTATGCTTCCATTCTCCGCCTGTGGCGTGAAGAAGGCCTGATTCTGAGCTTCGAGCCTCATATCGATCTCAGCCACACCGGTGCGCATGCGATCGCGGGAGCGCAGTGGATCGAGCAGGCCATTGCCCAGGCCTGA
- a CDS encoding altronate dehydratase family protein, which yields MSTDTIAFVDSAPRRAVPLREVAIWLHPDDDVAIMKAHVPAGTTISLQQQAGPPAALAVRRLIPSGHKIALREIAQDAPIRRYGQVIGFATQPIAAGEHVHSHNLGVHDFARDYAFGVDVRPVEYVPIEQRRTFLGYQRASGRVATRNYIAVIASVNCSAHTSREIAHAFTPERLAAYPNVDGVIALTHLSGCANRINGPDYVLLQRTLAGMARHPNIGAYIIVGLGCETNQIADMIQNYELRASDEDGTARTPPHLVIQGEGGTRTTIAAGISAIDALLPLVNDVQRTPQPISELMLALQCGGSDGWSGVTANPVLGMVVDQVVRQGGTAVLAETPEIYGAEHLLTRRAISPEVGQKLVSQVGWWEAHARRHGMEIDNNPSPGNKAGGLTTIYEKSLGAVAKGGTMPLMGVYDYAEQVTARGFTFMDSPGYDPVSVTGQVAGGCNLVLFTTGRGSVFGFKPAPSIKICTNSTTYAQMIDDMDLNAGTILEGVQMGEVAAALLDLAVAVASGQATKSEAQGIGEAEFNPWNLGGTL from the coding sequence ATGAGTACCGATACCATCGCCTTCGTCGATAGCGCCCCGCGCCGGGCAGTACCGCTGCGCGAGGTGGCGATCTGGCTGCATCCCGATGACGACGTGGCGATCATGAAAGCCCATGTGCCCGCCGGAACCACGATCAGCCTACAGCAGCAGGCGGGACCCCCCGCAGCGCTCGCGGTGCGTCGGCTGATTCCCAGTGGACATAAGATCGCGCTGCGTGAGATTGCTCAGGACGCGCCGATCCGCAGATACGGCCAGGTGATCGGCTTTGCGACGCAGCCGATCGCGGCGGGCGAGCATGTGCATTCGCACAACCTCGGCGTGCACGATTTTGCCCGCGACTATGCCTTTGGCGTGGATGTGCGACCGGTTGAATACGTGCCGATCGAGCAGCGCCGAACATTCCTGGGCTATCAGCGGGCCAGCGGACGAGTCGCAACCCGCAACTATATTGCCGTGATCGCATCGGTCAACTGCTCGGCGCATACCAGCCGTGAGATCGCGCACGCCTTTACGCCGGAGCGCCTGGCGGCCTATCCCAACGTCGACGGCGTGATCGCGCTGACGCATCTCTCCGGCTGTGCCAATCGCATCAACGGGCCGGACTATGTGCTGCTCCAGCGCACGCTGGCTGGTATGGCGCGGCATCCGAATATTGGCGCGTACATCATCGTCGGGCTGGGCTGCGAGACGAATCAGATCGCTGACATGATTCAGAACTACGAGCTCCGCGCGAGCGACGAGGATGGCACGGCCCGAACACCGCCGCACCTCGTTATTCAAGGCGAGGGCGGTACTCGTACAACGATCGCGGCGGGTATCAGCGCGATCGATGCGTTGCTGCCGCTGGTCAACGACGTGCAGCGCACGCCGCAGCCGATCTCCGAGCTGATGCTTGCGCTCCAGTGCGGCGGCAGCGACGGCTGGTCGGGCGTGACGGCGAATCCGGTGCTCGGCATGGTCGTGGATCAGGTGGTCCGCCAGGGCGGCACGGCGGTGCTCGCGGAAACACCGGAGATCTACGGCGCAGAGCATCTGCTCACGCGGCGCGCGATCAGCCCTGAGGTGGGGCAGAAGCTTGTCTCGCAGGTGGGCTGGTGGGAAGCGCACGCCCGACGGCACGGCATGGAGATCGATAACAATCCGAGTCCCGGCAATAAAGCCGGCGGCCTGACGACGATCTACGAAAAGTCGCTTGGCGCGGTCGCCAAAGGTGGGACGATGCCGCTGATGGGTGTTTATGATTACGCCGAGCAGGTGACAGCACGCGGTTTCACCTTCATGGACTCGCCAGGCTACGATCCGGTTTCCGTTACGGGACAGGTGGCGGGCGGCTGTAATCTTGTGCTCTTTACCACGGGCCGTGGCTCGGTCTTTGGCTTTAAACCGGCGCCCAGCATCAAGATCTGCACCAATTCCACGACATACGCGCAGATGATCGACGATATGGATCTGAACGCGGGCACGATTCTGGAGGGCGTTCAGATGGGGGAGGTCGCTGCCGCGCTGCTGGATCTGGCGGTAGCCGTGGCCTCGGGACAGGCCACGAAGAGCGAAGCGCAGGGCATCGGTGAGGCGGAGTTCAACCCGTGGAACCTTGGGGGCACCTTATGA
- a CDS encoding alpha/beta hydrolase family protein has translation MSRSAEQHLRPLAWYEAVYASAPRRFAIPATTDPTAWDAWRAAFRARLRERLGGLSDARAPIAWTEAPPTARTGYQRVYVEYESTPGVTVPAWLLIPQGLTHAAAAVIAVPGHGYGMDELVGIDVDGSERSAPQGYHQDFALALCRRGLVVLVPELRAFGRRREPEDRNTIPASNACHAAAWWGIMLGKPLLGSRVWDVLRGIDLLQSWPDVDARRIGIMGGSGGGAVALLAAALEPRLRAAVISTYFCTFRDSILAMQHCPCNYVPGLLQDAEMYDIAALLAPRPLLIEAGTDDPIFPLPGVLEAYARVREAYRAQAAADRLDQDVFAGGHQISGAKAYDFLWHWLTHEVDAA, from the coding sequence ATGAGCAGGTCGGCAGAGCAGCACCTTCGCCCGCTGGCGTGGTACGAGGCCGTCTATGCGAGCGCGCCCCGGCGATTTGCGATCCCGGCGACGACCGATCCGACAGCCTGGGATGCCTGGCGCGCGGCATTTCGTGCCCGGCTGCGCGAGCGACTCGGCGGCCTCTCTGATGCGCGCGCGCCGATCGCGTGGACTGAAGCGCCGCCCACAGCGCGTACCGGCTACCAGCGTGTGTATGTCGAGTACGAGAGTACGCCCGGCGTCACCGTACCGGCCTGGCTCCTGATCCCGCAGGGCCTCACGCATGCGGCAGCGGCGGTGATCGCCGTACCCGGTCATGGCTACGGCATGGACGAGCTTGTCGGCATCGACGTGGATGGCAGCGAGCGTAGCGCGCCGCAGGGCTACCATCAGGACTTTGCGCTCGCGCTTTGTCGGCGGGGTCTGGTGGTGCTCGTGCCGGAGCTGCGGGCATTTGGACGCCGCCGCGAGCCAGAGGATCGGAACACTATCCCAGCCAGCAATGCGTGCCATGCGGCGGCGTGGTGGGGGATCATGCTTGGCAAGCCGCTGCTGGGCAGCCGCGTGTGGGACGTGCTGCGCGGCATCGATCTGCTCCAGTCGTGGCCCGACGTTGACGCGCGGCGGATCGGGATCATGGGCGGCTCAGGCGGCGGCGCGGTCGCGCTCTTGGCGGCGGCGCTGGAGCCACGGCTGCGCGCGGCGGTGATCAGCACCTATTTCTGCACCTTCAGGGACAGTATTCTCGCCATGCAGCACTGCCCGTGCAACTATGTGCCTGGCCTGCTTCAAGATGCCGAAATGTACGATATTGCCGCGCTGCTTGCCCCGCGCCCACTGCTGATCGAGGCCGGCACTGACGATCCGATCTTTCCGCTGCCGGGCGTGCTCGAAGCGTATGCGCGCGTGCGCGAGGCATACCGCGCTCAAGCAGCCGCCGACCGGCTGGATCAGGATGTGTTTGCCGGTGGACATCAGATCAGCGGCGCGAAAGCGTACGATTTCTTGTGGCACTGGCTGACGCATGAGGTAGACGCGGCCTGA